A genomic region of Govania unica contains the following coding sequences:
- the def gene encoding peptide deformylase, whose product MTVQNITLMGHPVLMTPAGRVVDPTAPEVAALVRDMADTMQVAGGIGIAAPQIGVGKRVVIFYTPPNTAAGDSTDSSLREDLTKRPLTVLINPEVEILTTERVTGWEGCLSVPGMRGMVPRAPRIRYRGQDLEGRLIEREAHGFHAVVVQHECDHLDGILYPQRMTDLGTLQFVGAAEGGSYAPTGNPSDRNIEMCA is encoded by the coding sequence ATGACCGTTCAGAACATCACCCTCATGGGGCATCCGGTTTTGATGACCCCGGCCGGGCGAGTCGTAGACCCGACCGCGCCCGAAGTCGCCGCCCTCGTCCGCGACATGGCAGACACCATGCAGGTCGCAGGTGGCATCGGCATTGCCGCGCCACAGATCGGCGTCGGCAAACGGGTGGTGATTTTCTATACCCCGCCCAATACAGCGGCCGGCGACAGCACCGACAGCAGCCTGCGGGAGGACCTGACCAAACGCCCGCTGACCGTGTTGATCAACCCTGAGGTCGAGATCCTGACCACCGAGCGGGTCACCGGCTGGGAAGGCTGCCTGTCGGTGCCCGGCATGCGGGGCATGGTGCCGCGCGCCCCGCGCATCCGCTATCGCGGCCAGGACCTAGAGGGCCGCCTGATCGAGCGTGAGGCCCATGGCTTTCATGCCGTGGTCGTGCAGCATGAATGCGACCATCTGGACGGCATCCTCTATCCCCAGCGCATGACTGACCTTGGAACGCTGCAATTCGTCGGCGCGGCCGAGGGCGGCTCCTATGCTCCGACCGGCAATCCCTCAGACCGTAATATCGAGATGTGCGCATGA
- the rpsU gene encoding 30S ribosomal protein S21: MQVLVRDNNVDQALRALKKKLQREGVYREMKMRRFFEKPSEKKTREQAAAVRRARKLDRKRAERDGVV, translated from the coding sequence ATGCAAGTGCTGGTTCGCGATAACAACGTCGATCAGGCGTTGCGCGCGCTGAAGAAAAAACTTCAGCGTGAAGGGGTTTACCGGGAAATGAAGATGCGTCGCTTTTTCGAGAAGCCCTCGGAAAAAAAGACGCGTGAGCAGGCTGCCGCAGTGCGCCGCGCCCGTAAACTCGACCGCAAGCGCGCGGAACGTGACGGCGTCGTTTAA
- a CDS encoding GNAT family N-acetyltransferase, with protein sequence MNNRLLVRPFALADQAAATAALVTCFHETFAPLIPAEALAAFTLERSLTRFGDQAVGCTWLLEESGQIVGLTQIEGDEISLIYMRQSHLGHGLGQGLIAPLRAAAKESGHDRLRLWCLTSNLRARRFYDRLGTPTGRTKDIFLNNLPLPHLEYEIATEDGCPAKRG encoded by the coding sequence ATGAATAACAGACTGCTTGTGCGGCCTTTTGCGCTGGCGGATCAGGCGGCGGCGACCGCGGCGCTCGTTACCTGTTTCCATGAGACGTTTGCCCCGCTTATCCCCGCTGAGGCACTTGCCGCCTTCACCCTTGAGCGCAGCCTGACCCGTTTTGGAGATCAGGCCGTGGGCTGCACCTGGCTTTTGGAGGAGAGCGGGCAAATTGTCGGGCTGACCCAGATCGAAGGTGACGAAATCAGCCTCATTTATATGCGGCAGAGCCATCTTGGCCACGGGCTTGGGCAGGGTCTGATCGCCCCCTTGCGCGCCGCTGCCAAGGAATCGGGGCATGATCGCCTGCGGCTCTGGTGCCTGACCAGCAATCTCCGCGCCCGCCGCTTCTATGACCGTCTGGGTACCCCCACAGGGCGGACAAAAGATATTTTCCTCAATAACCTGCCGCTGCCGCATCTGGAATACGAGATCGCGACAGAGGACGGCTGCCCGGCAAAGCGGGGCTGA
- a CDS encoding glutathione S-transferase family protein, with product MKLYNAFLSPFAGRVRAAIYHKGIEDQVTFVLPPTALNSPEWRAINPIGKIPVLITDGLTLAESEVILEYLEERFPQKPLLPAEAADRALVRTLNRICDLYIFEPFRPLFQQLALKENNTAIIEIGVSEVLDGLRKLEGFLPDNAGPYAIGESPSFADCGLVSTLFCVDRILPAFDVVNPISRFPKLAHYWETANQEPVAQKILKEHQSALEHFHVTGQSS from the coding sequence ATGAAACTCTATAATGCTTTTCTGTCGCCCTTCGCCGGGCGTGTGCGCGCCGCCATCTATCACAAGGGGATCGAGGATCAGGTGACCTTCGTCCTGCCCCCGACGGCGCTCAATTCGCCGGAATGGAGAGCCATCAACCCTATCGGCAAAATCCCGGTGCTCATCACCGACGGCCTGACGCTGGCCGAGAGCGAGGTCATTCTTGAATATCTGGAGGAGCGCTTCCCGCAAAAGCCTCTTCTCCCCGCCGAAGCCGCTGACCGGGCGCTGGTGCGGACGCTCAATCGCATTTGCGATCTTTATATTTTCGAGCCCTTCCGCCCGCTGTTCCAGCAATTGGCGCTGAAGGAAAACAACACCGCCATCATCGAAATCGGCGTCTCCGAAGTGCTTGATGGCCTGCGCAAGCTTGAAGGGTTCCTGCCGGATAACGCCGGGCCCTATGCAATCGGAGAAAGCCCAAGCTTTGCCGACTGCGGCCTTGTCAGCACGCTGTTCTGCGTCGACCGCATCCTTCCGGCCTTTGATGTGGTGAATCCGATCAGCCGCTTCCCGAAACTCGCGCATTACTGGGAGACCGCGAACCAGGAACCCGTTGCCCAGAAAATTCTCAAGGAACATCAATCCGCGCTTGAACATTTTCATGTCACCGGGCAGTCATCATGA
- a CDS encoding NAD(P)(+) transhydrogenase (Re/Si-specific) subunit beta, with protein sequence MQALEQNLTAFAYLVAAVLFILSLRGLSSPETSQRGNTYGMIGMAIAIIATVLTPDVVSYEWIIAGIAIGGVIGVVIAKKIAMTAMPQLVAAFHSLVGMAAVLVAAAAFAHPESFGISDPATGEIHLASRIEMGLGVVIGAITFSGSVVAFLKLQGLVSGRPLVFAGQHYLNLLIGLVIFGLIGYFCVDQSPHVFWAMTALAFLIGFLLILPIGGADMPVVVSMLNSYSGWAAAGIGFTLQNNALIVTGALVGSSGAILSYIMCKGMNRSLFNVILGGFGGETSAAATGVKDDRPVKQGSAEDAAFILKNAGSVIIVPGYGMAVAQAQHALREMADALKENGVNLSYAIHPVAGRMPGHMNVLLAEAQVPYDEVFELEDVNSQFQTADVAFVIGANDVTNPAAKTDPTSPIYGMPILDVEKAKTVLFVKRGMAAGYAGVENELFFRDNTMMLFGDAKKVCEEIVRAL encoded by the coding sequence ATGCAAGCGCTTGAACAAAATCTGACGGCCTTCGCCTATCTTGTGGCGGCGGTGCTTTTCATCCTGTCATTGCGCGGCCTCTCCTCGCCCGAGACGTCGCAGCGCGGCAATACCTACGGCATGATCGGGATGGCCATTGCCATCATCGCGACCGTGCTCACGCCGGACGTCGTGTCCTATGAGTGGATCATCGCCGGGATCGCCATCGGCGGCGTCATCGGCGTCGTCATTGCCAAAAAGATCGCCATGACCGCCATGCCGCAGCTTGTGGCGGCGTTCCACAGCCTGGTCGGTATGGCCGCCGTATTGGTGGCCGCAGCGGCCTTTGCCCATCCGGAAAGCTTCGGCATCAGCGATCCCGCCACCGGCGAAATCCATCTGGCGAGCCGAATCGAAATGGGGCTTGGGGTCGTCATCGGCGCCATCACCTTCTCGGGCTCGGTGGTTGCCTTCCTGAAGCTTCAGGGGCTGGTGTCAGGCCGCCCCTTGGTGTTTGCCGGGCAGCATTACCTCAACCTGCTGATCGGCCTCGTGATCTTTGGCCTGATCGGGTATTTCTGCGTCGATCAGTCGCCCCATGTGTTCTGGGCCATGACCGCGCTCGCGTTCCTGATCGGCTTCCTGTTGATCCTGCCGATCGGTGGTGCGGATATGCCGGTTGTGGTGTCCATGCTCAATTCCTATTCGGGCTGGGCGGCCGCGGGCATCGGCTTCACCTTGCAGAACAACGCCCTCATCGTTACCGGCGCGCTTGTCGGGTCGTCGGGCGCGATCCTCAGCTACATCATGTGCAAGGGCATGAACCGCTCCCTGTTCAACGTCATTCTCGGCGGCTTCGGCGGGGAAACCTCGGCCGCCGCAACGGGCGTCAAGGACGACCGCCCGGTCAAGCAGGGCTCGGCCGAAGACGCAGCCTTCATCCTGAAGAACGCCGGATCGGTCATCATCGTGCCAGGTTACGGCATGGCGGTGGCGCAGGCCCAGCATGCGCTTCGGGAAATGGCTGATGCCCTTAAGGAAAACGGCGTCAATCTGTCTTATGCCATTCATCCGGTGGCCGGACGCATGCCGGGGCATATGAACGTGCTGCTGGCTGAGGCGCAGGTGCCTTATGACGAAGTGTTCGAACTTGAAGACGTCAACAGCCAGTTCCAGACCGCCGACGTGGCCTTTGTCATCGGCGCGAACGACGTCACCAACCCGGCCGCCAAGACCGATCCCACAAGCCCGATCTATGGCATGCCGATTCTCGACGTCGAAAAAGCCAAGACGGTGCTGTTCGTCAAACGCGGCATGGCTGCGGGCTACGCCGGGGTGGAGAACGAATTGTTCTTCCGCGACAACACGATGATGCTGTTCGGAGACGCGAAGAAAGTCTGCGAGGAAATCGTCAGGGCGCTTTAA
- a CDS encoding proton-translocating transhydrogenase family protein: METAIGVSPFISQLSLFVLAIFVGYYVVWSVTPALHTPLMAVTNAISSVIIVGAIVAVGPEGMSLAKILGFVAIILASINIFGGFTVTQRMLAMYKKKKK; the protein is encoded by the coding sequence ATGGAAACCGCAATCGGCGTCAGCCCCTTCATCTCTCAGCTCTCCCTGTTCGTTCTGGCGATTTTCGTCGGATATTATGTGGTGTGGAGTGTGACCCCCGCCCTGCATACGCCGCTCATGGCGGTCACCAACGCGATTTCGAGCGTGATCATCGTCGGCGCCATTGTCGCCGTCGGACCGGAAGGCATGAGCCTCGCCAAGATTTTGGGCTTTGTCGCCATCATTCTCGCGTCGATCAATATCTTCGGCGGCTTCACCGTGACCCAGCGCATGCTGGCCATGTACAAGAAGAAAAAGAAGTAA
- a CDS encoding Re/Si-specific NAD(P)(+) transhydrogenase subunit alpha, with protein MKIVIPAERRANETRVAATPDTVKKFKALGFDVAIEKGAGDKSRYPDQTYADAGAEIIADAKDLYAAGDIVLKVQRPLIAGEGSVDELALMKKGAVLAAILNPYQSKDAVAAYAAQGVTAFAMEFMPRITRAQSMDVLSSQSNLAGYLAVIEAAYEFDRAFPMMMTAAGTIAPARVMVMGAGVAGLQAIATARRLGAIVSATDVRLAAKEQVESLGAKFVVVDHDELKTAETSGGYAKEMSDDFKQKQAAFIAETLKKQDIAICTALIPGRRAPTLITADMVRSMKPGSLIVDLAAEQGGNCELTRPGEVYEVDGVKIIGHANFPSRLATDASALYAKNLLNFLTAFTDKDSKELKLNWDDEIIKGTALTRDGQIIHPALAQGA; from the coding sequence ATGAAAATCGTGATCCCGGCGGAACGCCGCGCCAATGAGACGCGCGTTGCCGCCACACCCGACACCGTGAAAAAATTCAAAGCGCTTGGTTTCGATGTCGCCATCGAAAAAGGCGCTGGTGACAAAAGCCGTTATCCCGACCAGACCTATGCCGATGCCGGCGCCGAGATCATCGCTGATGCGAAGGATCTCTATGCCGCAGGCGATATCGTCCTCAAGGTGCAGCGTCCCTTGATTGCTGGTGAAGGGTCTGTGGATGAGCTTGCACTGATGAAGAAAGGCGCTGTTCTCGCCGCCATTCTCAATCCCTATCAGTCGAAAGACGCTGTGGCTGCCTATGCCGCCCAGGGCGTAACCGCCTTCGCCATGGAATTCATGCCGCGCATCACGCGGGCGCAGTCCATGGATGTCTTGAGTTCGCAATCGAACCTCGCCGGCTACCTTGCTGTGATCGAGGCTGCTTATGAATTCGACCGCGCCTTTCCGATGATGATGACCGCCGCAGGCACCATTGCCCCGGCCCGCGTCATGGTCATGGGCGCAGGCGTCGCCGGGTTGCAGGCCATCGCCACCGCTCGTCGTCTTGGTGCCATCGTGTCGGCCACCGACGTGCGTCTGGCCGCCAAGGAACAGGTCGAAAGCCTTGGCGCAAAATTCGTTGTTGTCGATCATGACGAGCTTAAAACAGCTGAAACCTCGGGCGGCTACGCCAAGGAAATGAGCGACGACTTCAAACAAAAACAGGCAGCCTTCATTGCCGAGACCCTGAAGAAGCAGGATATCGCCATCTGTACGGCGCTGATCCCCGGCCGCAGGGCGCCCACATTGATCACCGCCGACATGGTGCGTTCCATGAAGCCGGGCTCGCTCATCGTCGATCTGGCCGCCGAACAGGGTGGCAACTGCGAATTGACCCGCCCCGGTGAAGTTTATGAAGTCGATGGCGTCAAAATCATCGGCCACGCAAACTTCCCGAGCCGCCTCGCCACCGATGCGAGCGCGCTTTATGCGAAAAACCTGCTGAACTTCCTGACCGCCTTCACGGACAAGGACAGCAAAGAGCTCAAACTCAATTGGGACGATGAGATCATCAAGGGTACAGCGCTGACCCGGGATGGACAGATCATCCATCCGGCGCTGGCGCAAGGAGCCTAA
- a CDS encoding aa3-type cytochrome c oxidase subunit IV encodes MTNHGSMDMPAHRHTYAGFVKLLTIVSISVAAILVIMAITLI; translated from the coding sequence ATGACGAACCACGGCAGCATGGATATGCCAGCTCATCGCCACACTTATGCAGGCTTTGTAAAGCTGCTTACGATCGTATCGATTAGCGTTGCCGCGATTCTGGTCATTATGGCCATTACGCTGATTTAA
- a CDS encoding M3 family oligoendopeptidase, translated as MTATAPSLPTWDLSDLYPGPDSPELAADLATSETEAQDFAARYAGKLATLSGDELAAAVATFERIQERFGRLLSYAGLLRAGDLLDADIGRFAQSVQEKISDISRVLIFFSLELNNLEDGAFEAALAQSAALAHYGPWLLEVRKYKPHQLAAELEGILHDKQVTGASSWVRLYDETLATLSFTIPDPASGTSETLTMEEALDRLFAPEEARRKAAAEALSATFRDNIRLFTLVTNTLAKDKEIEDRWRKFPSPEASRHLANQVEPEVVAALVAAVREAYPSLSHRFYRLKAKWMGKDKLDHWDRNAPLETGEDSAISWDEAKVIVLDAYRAFSPELADVGQRFFDKPWIDVPPRPGKATGAFAHPTVPAVHPYLLLNYMGKTRDVMTLAHELGHGVHQVLAADQGLFLSDTPLTLAETASVFGEMLTFKAMLAATTDRAKRRHLLMSKVQDMLNTVVRQIAFYTFEQKIHAARANGELTAEDIGKIWLEVQSESLGDAIRLNDGYDVYWCYISHFIHSPFYVYAYAFGDCLVNSLYATYEAEPEGFAAKYMELLAAGGSKGHKELLAPFGLDAADPAFWRRGLATLASFIDELEENS; from the coding sequence ATGACCGCCACCGCTCCAAGCCTGCCGACCTGGGATCTTTCGGACCTTTATCCCGGCCCGGATTCGCCTGAGCTTGCGGCCGACCTCGCCACCTCCGAGACAGAAGCTCAGGACTTCGCCGCCCGTTATGCCGGCAAGCTTGCGACCCTGTCCGGTGATGAACTGGCGGCGGCGGTGGCCACATTCGAACGCATTCAGGAACGTTTCGGGCGGCTTTTGAGCTATGCCGGGTTGCTGCGGGCGGGTGATCTTCTGGATGCGGACATTGGCCGCTTTGCCCAGTCGGTGCAGGAGAAAATCTCCGACATCTCCCGGGTACTGATTTTCTTCAGCCTGGAGCTGAATAATCTGGAGGACGGCGCTTTTGAGGCCGCTCTGGCCCAGTCGGCGGCGCTTGCCCATTATGGCCCGTGGCTTTTGGAGGTGCGGAAATACAAGCCCCATCAGCTGGCAGCGGAGCTTGAGGGAATCCTTCATGACAAGCAGGTGACTGGGGCGTCATCCTGGGTCCGGCTTTATGACGAGACCCTGGCCACGCTGAGCTTCACGATCCCCGATCCAGCGAGCGGGACCAGTGAGACTCTGACCATGGAAGAGGCGCTCGATCGCCTGTTCGCGCCGGAGGAGGCCCGGCGCAAGGCGGCGGCCGAAGCGCTCAGCGCCACCTTCCGCGACAATATCCGGCTTTTTACCCTGGTCACCAACACGCTGGCCAAGGATAAGGAGATCGAGGACCGCTGGCGCAAGTTCCCGAGCCCCGAAGCCTCCCGTCATCTCGCCAATCAGGTCGAGCCTGAGGTGGTGGCAGCGCTGGTCGCTGCGGTGCGCGAGGCTTATCCGTCGCTGTCCCACCGCTTTTACCGGCTGAAGGCCAAATGGATGGGCAAGGACAAGCTTGACCATTGGGACCGCAATGCGCCGCTTGAAACCGGCGAAGACAGCGCGATTTCCTGGGATGAGGCCAAAGTCATCGTGCTTGATGCCTATCGCGCCTTTTCACCGGAACTCGCCGACGTCGGCCAAAGATTCTTCGACAAGCCATGGATCGATGTGCCGCCCCGCCCCGGCAAAGCCACCGGGGCCTTTGCCCATCCGACGGTGCCGGCCGTGCATCCTTATCTGCTGCTGAATTACATGGGCAAGACGCGGGATGTCATGACCCTTGCCCATGAGCTTGGCCATGGCGTGCATCAGGTGCTGGCTGCCGATCAGGGGCTGTTTCTATCGGACACGCCGCTTACCCTGGCCGAGACCGCTTCGGTCTTTGGCGAGATGCTCACCTTCAAGGCCATGCTGGCCGCCACCACCGACCGCGCCAAGCGCCGCCATCTGTTGATGTCCAAGGTTCAGGACATGCTCAACACCGTGGTGCGGCAGATCGCCTTTTATACCTTTGAGCAAAAGATCCATGCCGCCCGCGCGAACGGGGAGCTGACGGCGGAGGATATCGGCAAGATCTGGCTTGAGGTGCAGAGCGAAAGCCTCGGCGACGCCATCCGTCTCAATGACGGTTATGACGTTTACTGGTGCTACATCTCGCATTTCATTCATTCGCCCTTTTACGTCTATGCCTATGCCTTTGGCGATTGCCTGGTGAATTCGCTCTATGCGACCTATGAAGCCGAACCTGAAGGCTTTGCCGCCAAATATATGGAACTGCTCGCCGCCGGTGGATCGAAGGGACATAAGGAGCTTCTGGCCCCGTTCGGACTCGACGCCGCAGACCCTGCGTTCTGGCGGCGCGGCCTTGCAACGCTTGCAAGCTTTATTGACGAGCTTGAAGAGAACAGCTAG
- a CDS encoding sigma-54-dependent transcriptional regulator — MTKVILIVDDEELQRKIYAAAMRAEGYEVRVASSGGDALGQLRAADGGDIDLVLLDLVMPGMTGLEVLRDIRPQNPSLPVIVLTAENSVETVVHVMRAGATDFLTKPASPDKLRRAVESALKVNVLTGEITRNKRGYKGPMTFESLIGRSPAMRQAIELACKGAASNIPILIEGESGVGKEIFARAIQGVSDRADKSFVTVNCGAIPENLVESILFGHEKGAFTGATERHDGKFVEATGGTLFLDEIGELPMDIQVKLLRAIQEGEVDSVGGRKAIKVDIRLISATNKTLIERVKDGMFREDLLYRLNVFPIRLPSLRERRDDIPLLVQHFCRNLSEGEGRPERPLTDRAMDLLYHYDWPGNVRQLENAVFRAVILADGDALDVEDFPQILNAAHGGGPGRVPPLTGYPRALPTGQSVPAGLGKDIAIYDADGHLRTLAEVERDLIQLALEKYNGHMSEIARRLGIGRSTLYRKTEELGLATIAPADSKRKA, encoded by the coding sequence ATGACCAAAGTGATTCTGATTGTTGATGACGAGGAACTGCAACGCAAAATCTATGCAGCGGCCATGCGGGCCGAAGGCTATGAAGTGCGTGTGGCGTCGTCCGGCGGCGATGCGCTCGGGCAGTTGCGGGCGGCAGACGGCGGGGACATTGATCTTGTGCTGCTTGACCTTGTGATGCCCGGCATGACCGGCCTCGAAGTCTTGCGCGATATCCGTCCCCAGAACCCAAGCCTGCCGGTGATTGTGCTGACGGCGGAGAATTCGGTCGAAACGGTGGTGCATGTGATGCGTGCCGGGGCCACGGATTTTCTCACCAAACCGGCGTCGCCGGACAAATTGCGGCGGGCGGTGGAAAGCGCGCTTAAGGTCAATGTGCTGACCGGCGAAATCACACGCAACAAGCGCGGTTATAAGGGGCCGATGACTTTCGAATCCCTGATCGGCCGCAGCCCGGCCATGCGGCAGGCTATCGAGCTTGCCTGCAAAGGGGCGGCCTCCAACATTCCAATCTTGATCGAAGGCGAAAGCGGCGTCGGCAAGGAAATCTTCGCCCGCGCCATTCAGGGCGTGAGCGACCGGGCTGACAAATCCTTCGTTACCGTGAACTGCGGGGCGATCCCGGAAAATCTCGTGGAAAGCATTCTGTTCGGCCATGAAAAAGGCGCCTTCACCGGCGCCACCGAACGCCATGACGGCAAATTTGTCGAAGCCACGGGCGGCACCTTGTTTCTCGATGAGATCGGGGAACTGCCAATGGATATTCAGGTCAAGCTGCTGCGCGCCATTCAGGAAGGCGAGGTCGACTCGGTCGGTGGCCGCAAGGCGATCAAAGTCGATATCCGGCTGATTTCCGCCACCAACAAGACCCTGATCGAACGTGTGAAGGACGGCATGTTCCGGGAGGATCTGCTCTATCGCCTGAATGTGTTCCCGATCCGGCTGCCGTCGCTGCGGGAGCGGCGCGACGATATTCCGCTACTGGTGCAGCATTTCTGCCGCAATCTTTCCGAAGGGGAAGGCCGCCCGGAGCGTCCTCTGACCGACCGCGCCATGGATTTGTTGTATCACTATGACTGGCCGGGCAACGTACGGCAGCTTGAAAACGCGGTGTTCCGCGCCGTCATTCTGGCCGATGGCGATGCCCTAGATGTGGAAGATTTCCCGCAGATCCTGAACGCGGCTCATGGCGGCGGACCGGGCCGGGTCCCTCCGCTCACCGGCTATCCGCGCGCGCTGCCGACGGGGCAGTCAGTCCCGGCGGGGCTCGGGAAGGACATTGCGATTTATGATGCGGACGGCCATCTGCGCACGCTTGCGGAGGTGGAACGCGACCTCATCCAGCTGGCGCTTGAGAAATATAATGGCCATATGTCAGAAATCGCCCGCCGCCTTGGCATTGGGCGTTCAACCCTCTATCGCAAGACCGAGGAACTCGGCCTCGCGACGATCGCCCCGGCTGACAGTAAGCGTAAAGCTTAG
- a CDS encoding DUF2312 domain-containing protein has translation MTDVGGIAGEALRNFIERIERLEEEKKALADDIKDVFAESKAHGFDVKIMRQLIRLRKMEDDARKEMDALLDVYAHALGMERG, from the coding sequence ATGACGGATGTTGGTGGTATCGCGGGAGAAGCGCTTCGGAACTTCATCGAACGCATCGAGCGGCTTGAAGAAGAAAAGAAGGCACTGGCCGACGACATCAAAGACGTCTTCGCCGAATCAAAAGCCCACGGCTTCGACGTCAAGATCATGCGTCAGCTGATCCGTCTGCGCAAAATGGAAGACGATGCGCGGAAGGAGATGGACGCCCTTCTCGACGTCTATGCTCATGCCCTCGGCATGGAACGCGGCTAA
- a CDS encoding DUF1244 domain-containing protein encodes MIDRHTMMHLEAAAFERLVMHLRKRTDVQNIDLMGEGGFCRNCLADWLKDAADAHNIPLSKDEAREVIYGMPYDEWRAQHQAEATPEQLARMQDSVAKNKA; translated from the coding sequence ATGATCGACCGTCACACCATGATGCATCTTGAAGCCGCCGCCTTTGAACGGCTGGTCATGCATCTCCGCAAACGCACCGACGTGCAGAACATCGACCTCATGGGCGAAGGCGGATTTTGCCGCAATTGCCTGGCCGACTGGCTGAAGGACGCGGCTGACGCCCATAACATTCCGCTGAGCAAGGACGAGGCTCGCGAAGTCATCTATGGCATGCCCTATGACGAATGGCGGGCGCAGCATCAGGCCGAAGCCACCCCGGAGCAGCTCGCCCGCATGCAGGACAGCGTGGCCAAGAACAAGGCCTGA
- a CDS encoding N-formylglutamate amidohydrolase yields the protein MTNNDTTELLNPAGSYPLLLICDHASRHVPPDLGNLGLSDGELDRHIGWDIGAAALTRLLSAHFDAPAVLARTSRLVIDVNRELTSDSLIPANSDGTDIPGNRDLSLAARRDRIDRFYHPFHAVVEAQIKAMTLTKAVPLVIGVHSFTPVMNGIRRPWVAGLLWNRDPRLAQAMIRGLRKRGHMTGDNEPYSGQHLFYTMDRHGSAHGLPQATLEIRQDQISTDDGIAHWAAIIAEVISEIAGDPALGHRSHY from the coding sequence ATGACAAACAATGACACAACCGAACTGTTGAACCCCGCCGGGTCCTACCCCCTCCTGCTCATCTGCGATCATGCGAGCCGGCATGTTCCGCCGGATCTCGGCAATCTCGGGCTGAGTGATGGCGAGCTTGATCGCCATATCGGCTGGGACATAGGTGCTGCCGCCCTCACCCGGCTGTTGTCCGCGCATTTTGACGCCCCGGCGGTGCTGGCGAGAACTTCGCGGCTGGTGATCGACGTCAACCGCGAGCTGACGTCGGACAGCCTGATTCCGGCCAACAGCGACGGCACCGACATTCCCGGCAACCGCGACTTAAGCCTTGCGGCGCGACGTGACCGCATCGACCGGTTCTATCATCCTTTTCATGCCGTGGTGGAGGCCCAGATCAAGGCCATGACCCTGACCAAGGCCGTGCCGCTGGTGATCGGTGTCCATAGCTTTACGCCGGTCATGAACGGCATCCGCCGCCCCTGGGTCGCCGGACTGTTGTGGAACCGCGACCCGCGGCTTGCGCAAGCCATGATCAGGGGCCTGCGCAAGCGCGGCCACATGACGGGTGACAACGAACCCTATTCGGGCCAGCATCTTTTTTACACCATGGACCGCCATGGCTCGGCCCATGGCCTGCCGCAGGCGACCCTTGAAATTCGCCAGGACCAGATCAGTACCGACGACGGCATCGCCCACTGGGCCGCCATCATCGCCGAGGTGATCAGCGAAATCGCCGGCGACCCGGCACTTGGTCACCGCAGCCATTATTAA